The Montipora capricornis isolate CH-2021 chromosome 6, ASM3666992v2, whole genome shotgun sequence genome has a window encoding:
- the LOC138050451 gene encoding uncharacterized protein isoform X1 — translation MKQLKNSEELNRKKEEEYQETIAAMQRRIKELEESVSKGKSKQKSAATEVDTDDGQKSDTDMGEVDPMEDGNWGKETKDDEDDEDDEDDEDDEDDEDDEDDEEGAELAQKKTKELPISGSNLEGFHKRYKGVLRILQKHRCSLTEAMRRFGIARNTLRDYIGLCELKIVDPRRYERIVGTEREKTGKVSAKIIECRCRAALKEFKTRLNELKEEKQLLPFYPKDEFYS, via the exons ATGAAGCAATTGAAAAACTCGGAAGAACTCAACAGAAAGAAGGAGGAGGAATACCAGGAAACGATCGCCGCCATGCAAAGACGCATCAAAGAACTTGAAG AGTCGGTTAGCAAGGGCAAGAGTAAACAAAAATCAGCTGCAACTGAAGTGGACACTGACGATGGCCAAAAGTCTGATACTGACATGGGGGAGGTCGATCCTATGGAGGACGGTAATTGgggaaaggaaacaaaagacgATGAAGACGATGAAGACGATGAAGACGATGAAGACGATGAAGACGATGAAGACGATGAAGACGATGAAGAGGGAGCTGAGCTTGCTCAGAAAAAGACTAAAG AATTACCGATATCAGGATCTAATCTGGAAGGTTTTCATAAAAGATATAAAGGCGTCCTCCGAATTTTACAGAAACATCGCTGTTCCTTGACAGAAGCTATGCGACGCTTTGGCATCGCACGGAACACGTTAAGAGATTACATTGGCCTGTGTGAGCTCAAGATCGTGGACCCCAGGAGATATGAAAGAATTGTGGGGACTGAGCGCGAGAAGACAGGGAAAGTATCCGCCAAGATTATTGAATGTCGTTGCAGGGCTGCTTTGAAAGAATTCAAAACTCGCTTGAATGAATTGAAGGAGGAAAAGCAGCTCCTTCCTTTCTATCCAAAAGACGAATTTTACTCCTAA
- the LOC138050451 gene encoding histone H3.v1-like isoform X2 yields MATLSVSESVSKGKSKQKSAATEVDTDDGQKSDTDMGEVDPMEDGNWGKETKDDEDDEDDEDDEDDEDDEDDEDDEEGAELAQKKTKELPISGSNLEGFHKRYKGVLRILQKHRCSLTEAMRRFGIARNTLRDYIGLCELKIVDPRRYERIVGTEREKTGKVSAKIIECRCRAALKEFKTRLNELKEEKQLLPFYPKDEFYS; encoded by the exons ATGGCAACGTTAAGCGTATCAG AGTCGGTTAGCAAGGGCAAGAGTAAACAAAAATCAGCTGCAACTGAAGTGGACACTGACGATGGCCAAAAGTCTGATACTGACATGGGGGAGGTCGATCCTATGGAGGACGGTAATTGgggaaaggaaacaaaagacgATGAAGACGATGAAGACGATGAAGACGATGAAGACGATGAAGACGATGAAGACGATGAAGACGATGAAGAGGGAGCTGAGCTTGCTCAGAAAAAGACTAAAG AATTACCGATATCAGGATCTAATCTGGAAGGTTTTCATAAAAGATATAAAGGCGTCCTCCGAATTTTACAGAAACATCGCTGTTCCTTGACAGAAGCTATGCGACGCTTTGGCATCGCACGGAACACGTTAAGAGATTACATTGGCCTGTGTGAGCTCAAGATCGTGGACCCCAGGAGATATGAAAGAATTGTGGGGACTGAGCGCGAGAAGACAGGGAAAGTATCCGCCAAGATTATTGAATGTCGTTGCAGGGCTGCTTTGAAAGAATTCAAAACTCGCTTGAATGAATTGAAGGAGGAAAAGCAGCTCCTTCCTTTCTATCCAAAAGACGAATTTTACTCCTAA
- the LOC138050452 gene encoding uncharacterized protein, translating to MPNFFREVLCPLIFATSSRGKLRLINWLQRNRLLKRNVNCGNCRNAMRLIRHPRNGDGYIWRCHRCRRSSSVRVHSYFYGSKISIARQLQFLWKWAHKCSLRMMEIEGTASQKVLVKFARKCRQVAWEALLRHPIPQLGGPGVIVQIDESKFNHKSKFHRGRRPQRERWVLGLFDTQYAPARPYLQLVRRRNAATLLRIIQRKVQPGSIVHTDQWAAYRQLQRRLGLQHGAVNHSLHFVDPVTGVHTQNAESNWCTAKEKFKKMKGNTNPDFLIEYLQEFTWRRWYGEPHPNGCFRRLLDDIAEQYPL from the exons ATGCCCAACTTTTTTAGGGAAGTTCTTTGTCCCCTTATTTTTGCAACAAGCAGTAGAGGAAAACTCCGCCTTATAAATTGGTTGCAAAGGAACAGACTACTGAAAAGAAATGTCAACTGCGGGAATTGTAGGAATGCAATGCGCCTCATTCGCCACCCGCGCAATGGGGACGGATACATTTG GAGATGTCACCGTTGTCGACGCTCTTCGTCTGTGAGAGTACATTCGTATTTCTATGGAAGCAAAATTTCAATCGCAAGGCAGTTGCAATTTCTCTGGAAATGGGCGCACAAGTGTTCGCTACGAATGATGGAAATTGAAGGAACGGCCTCACAGAAAGTTTTAGTCAAGTTCGCACGGAAGTGTCGGCAAGTTGCATGGGAAGCATTGCTGCGCCACCCGATTCCACAGTTAGGCGGACCAGGTGTCATTGTGCAGATCGACGAATCAAAGTTTAATCACAAGTCCAAG TTTCACAGGGGGCGTCGGCCTCAAAGAGAAAGATGGGTACTGGGGTTGTTTGATACACAGTATGCTCCAGCCCGACCATACCTACAGCTCGTAAGGCGACGCAATGCGGCGACTCTTTTGCGTATTATTCAACGGAAGGTTCAGCCTGGCTCCATAGTGCACACGGACCAGTGGGCGGCATATCGGCAACTCCAGAGAAGACTCGGCTTACAACACGGGGCGGTGAATCATTCTCTACATTTTGTCGATCCAGTAACCGGAGTCCATACACAGAATGCTGAAAGCAACTGGTGTACGGCAAaggaaaaatttaagaaaatgaaGGGAAACACAAACCCTGACTTTCTCATTGAATACCTTCAGGAATTCACGTGGCGAAGGTGGTATGGTGAGCCTCACCCAAATGGATGCTTTCGAAGGCTGCTCGATGACATTGCTGAACAGTATCCCCTTTAA